The Eretmochelys imbricata isolate rEreImb1 chromosome 26, rEreImb1.hap1, whole genome shotgun sequence genome contains the following window.
GGCAGAACCAGCATTGCTAAGCACCAACACCCCCCACCAAAAATGGTCCTTTGAGTTTCCATCATAATAAATCAAAGCTTTACTTACCAGAGCTCCCTTCAGACCACCAAGCATGGAGCGCTGATGTGGGCCAGTGCATTCAAAATGCTGCAGTTCACCTATTTTTTCCATTTCACTGGCAAGCTGAATTAGAAGAGGATACAAGTCTCATGGAAAGAGAATCTTCTGCTAAAGGCCTACACTACTATGCTAGATGGACATGCTTTTCTACTTCAAATTCACCATTCTCCCTCCCACTACAGATAACCAGTATTATCCCACTTTTGTTATGGTACGTTTCAGAAATGCTCCGGAAAGTATAGATGAATCACAGAAGTTAGAAGGTGCCAACAAATGGAAATGGCGGACAAAGGCTTTCAGCTCTGGTTACTAGTTTGAATCCAAGTGAATGGCCAACATGTGActgtagcagggcagttaccccACTCCCGAGAGAAAAGGCTcagctgattggggaagcagccccacctggccctgttataagggctcagggaggagctAGGTCCCTCTCTTGAGCTGTGGAGAGAGACGGATCTAGCTGCTGGGGAGAAAACAATACCtggagcagagcggagcagagcagagctggggcactCCAGCCAGGCCACTCCCCAGGCTGAGGACTTGGTAAAGGCCTATGCAGGTACGGGGCTGGAAGGTGCAACccagagataggcagaggcagctggtccgaCCTCCTTGCCAACGATGAGTGGCCATGACACACtacagtttgccccagtgagcgggggccagacgatgactggcagtagccactgaggcaaggaggGGCTagagggttcccctgggaggggagacccagactgtggGTTACTGCTGGTGGCAGAACCCCGAgctaaaggggcaccggggtgtGAGAGGGACACGGAGCCAGTAGCAGGCGAGATACCAGCCTGCAGAAGGCGCTCCATacgctggaaaagagctaattcccagacgacTGGCAGGAGGCGCCGCACTGGCGAGGCTTCACTTCGCTACAGTGACCAGTTGCCAGTGGGCAGCTGTTCCTTGTCCTCCCTGAGCTCAAGTGGAGCGAGCGTTGCCATCACAAAATAGCTGACTGGAATCTTAGCTGACAAAATAGCAGAGAAGTTACGGACTGGCTGAAACTGGAAACTCTCGTTCTTAGAGGCGTTCCCTCCCATCAAACATGAGATGTTccgattttaaaataaaacacacagcaGTGCTTAGACAGATAGGGGAAGCTGCCACTGTCTCTCTTCTATTGCTAGAACTgcgtctccagggctgtcaagctgGCCTCTTTcactaaaatgaaaattttccaaaaagtttttaaaaatgtattagatgtctgcactgcaattatccacccacagctggccagcaggagctggctggggctcagggctatGCAACTGCAATGTAGACAGCTGGGTTCAGgtgtctatactgcagttttGTAGCCCACAATCCTTCAGCTGACGGGAATCCATGGGgattaattgcagtgtagacatacctttagattCTCAGGCTGCTATTCTGCTCTCATCCCCCGGAGGGCATGTGAGGAAAGGTACACTGAATAAAGTGTCATTTTAAAACCAAGAACCTACCTCTTGGAATGATTCTACCAGATTTTCAGCATCCCGCTTTCCTCCTGGTTGCAGGCCATAAGACCAGTGTTGAGCCAAGCAAATCTCCACAGACAGAATAAACAGGAGGAAACTTACAAAGAGCTTCATGGTCTTCTCCATTCTACCAGAAAGCAAAATATAAAGGCAAAAATAGTACAGGGACTGAAcaaagatgggggcggggggtactCTATAAAAAGACAAATTGCACCTATACTTGCAAACAGCTGCTGAGAATCCATGGGTCACaaatccccccacccacccattccAATAATCAGTTTAGTATACTGGGGTTATGGCTCAATTCTTTTACTACAAAACCATGACCATATTTGTATTTCCGAAATGCATCTTAAATTCTAGCCCAGTGCACCTGAAATCCAGCTGTAGCTCAAGCGTATTTCTAAAAGATCTGGATGTGCTCAACTCCAGGATTAAGGGTTAgcctgttataaagagaagggcCATCTGCACTATTTGGACACCTCCCCAGAGTTTCAGGAGCGTCTAGATCCCAGGGTTTTGGTGCAGGCTATTGCAACTGATCCATTCAATTTAATCAGTTCCTCTTCTAATACCTCAGTCCTTGAAGAATGCCCTGCAGTCTTTCCCAGTCAAGTATCTAGACACACTGAGTGTGCAAAATGCAATGCATGGTCTGGTTCAAGTACATTACCTTCCCGATGAGAGGAGCTGCTGAATGAATAATTCCAGTTCTGCTTCTTCAGAGAATATCCTACCTGTTGTACCTGTCATCTTGCTTTTTATATACACGTATCTTCTCCTAATACTGAAGCTTTCCCTGCAGGTGACAATTTAATGGTCTCATGTGGACTGTAATTTTGTTCTTAAATTTGCTATAGCGTACCAGAAGTGAAGCATGTAATTGGAACACCCCGGGTGTAGCTATTAAATTCAGCTGAGTG
Protein-coding sequences here:
- the GNRH1 gene encoding progonadoliberin-1, with protein sequence MTGTTGRIFSEEAELELFIQQLLSSGRMEKTMKLFVSFLLFILSVEICLAQHWSYGLQPGGKRDAENLVESFQELASEMEKIGELQHFECTGPHQRSMLGGLKGALAGLIEGEAE